One stretch of Qipengyuania gelatinilytica DNA includes these proteins:
- a CDS encoding TraB/GumN family protein: MKNSPFVVALSAMLLVPMTSPAWAQDNSVIEAPQEQKSIRNAGIVTPYTLRKPDPVVQDYEPAPAIWLLEDEDTKIYMFGTIHVLPEGFKWRNGVFDRIVGEVDELVVETSDADSDAGMQTFFAELMADADTRTPTSQRLTPESGEKWLKLGQLAGIPQEQFDLTPPLLAMFGAGLEMMEAQGSEHEYGVETVLEAEFAAAGKPIGSIEDSLDVLRSLLAIDEDLLIKELEEDLAAWDGGSIDTLGVEEEESVEPAETIAPFQSEHDWAQGETSDLSDLGFGDSEFGLEVERVLLENRNAKWTVWLENRLDQPGSILLAVGAAHLAGDVSVQSMLSERGLEVKRIQ; encoded by the coding sequence ATGAAGAATTCACCGTTCGTGGTCGCACTATCGGCAATGTTGCTTGTGCCGATGACCAGCCCTGCCTGGGCGCAGGACAATAGCGTTATCGAAGCGCCGCAGGAGCAAAAATCGATCCGTAATGCCGGGATCGTGACGCCCTACACGCTTCGCAAGCCCGATCCGGTCGTCCAGGATTACGAACCTGCCCCGGCCATCTGGCTGCTGGAAGACGAAGACACCAAGATCTACATGTTCGGCACGATCCACGTGCTTCCCGAAGGCTTCAAATGGCGCAACGGCGTCTTCGACCGGATCGTCGGAGAAGTCGACGAGCTGGTGGTGGAAACCAGCGACGCCGATTCCGATGCGGGCATGCAGACATTCTTCGCCGAACTGATGGCCGATGCCGACACGAGGACACCCACATCACAGCGGCTCACCCCTGAATCGGGCGAGAAATGGCTCAAGCTCGGTCAGCTTGCGGGCATTCCGCAGGAACAATTCGATCTCACTCCGCCCCTCCTCGCGATGTTCGGCGCGGGTCTCGAGATGATGGAGGCGCAAGGGTCGGAGCATGAATACGGCGTCGAGACCGTGCTGGAGGCGGAATTCGCCGCGGCCGGAAAGCCGATCGGGTCGATCGAGGATTCGCTCGACGTCTTGCGCTCGCTCCTCGCAATCGACGAGGACCTGCTCATCAAAGAACTCGAAGAGGATCTCGCCGCATGGGATGGCGGATCGATCGACACGCTCGGCGTAGAGGAAGAGGAAAGCGTAGAGCCTGCCGAAACTATCGCCCCCTTCCAGAGCGAGCACGACTGGGCACAGGGTGAAACCTCTGACCTGAGCGATCTTGGGTTTGGCGATAGCGAATTCGGCCTCGAGGTCGAGCGAGTACTCCTGGAGAACCGCAACGCGAAATGGACCGTCTGGCTGGAAAACCGCCTCGATCAACCCGGCAGCATACTGCTGGCAGTGGGTGCAGCACATCTTGCCGGCGATGTCTCGGTGCAGTCGATGCTCAGTGAACGCGGCCTCGAGGTGAAGCGAATCCAGTAA
- a CDS encoding TraB/GumN family protein — MKAKQFFRATAAGLTLFALQACSTLPDEAAVAAVAEEAAAELAAERGPALWKVADEDTTIYIFGTVHALPAEVDWYSGPVKAALDSSGSLVTEVDMTPEVLASMGQTIAAKGMFNDGRTLRGVMTDEQQAKFEAGIAKLGIPAEALDPLEPWFAAINIAQILLQSAGYDGENGVEKVLEATVAEGTERVALETVDFQLSIFDELPMENQIAFLLQTVEDPQAGIAMLDSIIAEWAEGDAEALGNMLQEANASDPLVTARLFHQRNANWAGWIDERLDTPGTAFMAVGAGHLAGENSVQDYLGQRGISVSRIQ, encoded by the coding sequence ATGAAAGCCAAGCAATTTTTCCGGGCAACGGCCGCCGGTCTCACCCTCTTCGCCCTACAGGCCTGCTCGACCCTGCCCGACGAAGCTGCTGTTGCAGCAGTCGCGGAAGAAGCGGCTGCCGAACTTGCGGCAGAGAGAGGCCCCGCGCTCTGGAAAGTCGCGGACGAAGATACGACGATCTATATCTTCGGCACCGTCCATGCCCTGCCCGCGGAGGTCGACTGGTACAGCGGCCCGGTAAAGGCGGCGCTCGACAGCAGCGGCTCGCTGGTCACCGAAGTCGATATGACCCCGGAAGTCCTTGCATCGATGGGCCAGACGATTGCCGCCAAGGGCATGTTCAACGACGGACGCACCCTGCGCGGCGTGATGACCGACGAGCAGCAGGCGAAGTTCGAGGCAGGCATCGCCAAGCTCGGCATTCCCGCCGAGGCGCTCGACCCGCTGGAGCCGTGGTTCGCAGCGATCAACATCGCCCAGATCCTGCTGCAATCGGCAGGCTATGACGGCGAGAACGGCGTGGAAAAAGTGCTCGAGGCAACCGTGGCCGAGGGCACCGAAAGGGTCGCATTGGAAACCGTCGATTTCCAGCTGTCGATCTTCGATGAACTGCCGATGGAAAACCAGATCGCTTTCCTCTTGCAGACGGTCGAGGACCCGCAAGCCGGCATCGCGATGCTCGACAGCATCATCGCCGAATGGGCCGAAGGCGATGCGGAGGCGCTTGGCAATATGCTGCAGGAAGCCAATGCGTCCGATCCCCTGGTCACCGCGCGCCTCTTCCACCAGCGCAATGCCAATTGGGCCGGATGGATCGACGAGCGTCTGGATACGCCTGGAACTGCCTTCATGGCAGTCGGTGCCGGACACCTCGCCGGCGAGAACAGCGTGCAGGATTACCTCGGGCAGCGCGGCATCAGTGTGAGCCGCATCCAGTAG
- a CDS encoding TraB/GumN family protein — protein MTARFLFPFLAAFLLASCDSPDEPSAVSLAQGYPALWQVENADGETEAWLYGTIHALPADVAWRSAEFEKVAGQADFLVVEAAGLDDTAGLAALFGRISADEPPQQGLVARLDPALRDTFKEFADEKDLSVAALDGLESWAAALAIARAASTGDTRNGIDRILIDEFADEPIGELEGPERQLAIFDDLPEAEQRDLLNAVVEEATLGDEGVQALAVAWKSGDLDTLEARSRQGMLSDPELREALLVERNRYWAAQLDMLLAQEKRPLIAVGAAHLVGPDGLPAFLEARGYVVRRIQ, from the coding sequence GTGACCGCACGCTTCCTCTTTCCGTTTCTGGCCGCCTTCCTGCTCGCATCGTGCGACAGTCCGGACGAACCATCCGCAGTATCGCTCGCGCAAGGCTATCCTGCGCTCTGGCAGGTAGAGAATGCGGATGGAGAGACCGAAGCCTGGCTCTACGGGACAATTCACGCACTCCCCGCCGATGTTGCCTGGCGCTCTGCCGAGTTCGAGAAGGTCGCCGGACAGGCCGACTTCCTCGTGGTCGAGGCCGCCGGCCTTGATGACACCGCAGGTCTTGCGGCGCTTTTCGGACGTATCTCCGCCGATGAACCGCCGCAGCAGGGGCTGGTCGCACGCCTCGACCCCGCCCTGCGCGATACTTTCAAGGAATTTGCCGACGAAAAGGACCTGTCCGTCGCGGCACTCGACGGGCTTGAAAGCTGGGCGGCTGCGCTGGCGATTGCCCGCGCGGCAAGCACCGGAGACACGCGGAACGGGATCGATCGTATCCTGATCGACGAATTTGCTGATGAACCCATTGGCGAGCTCGAGGGACCGGAACGGCAACTCGCCATCTTCGATGACCTTCCCGAAGCCGAGCAGCGCGACCTGCTCAACGCGGTCGTGGAAGAGGCGACGCTCGGCGACGAGGGCGTTCAGGCGCTGGCCGTGGCTTGGAAGAGCGGCGATCTCGACACTCTCGAAGCGCGCAGCCGCCAGGGTATGCTGAGCGATCCCGAACTGCGCGAGGCATTGCTCGTCGAACGCAATCGCTACTGGGCCGCGCAGCTCGACATGTTGCTGGCGCAAGAGAAACGCCCCCTGATAGCGGTCGGCGCCGCGCATCTTGTAGGGCCGGATGGACTTCCGGCTTTCCTGGAAGCCCGCGGCTACGTCGTCCGCCGCATCCAGTAA
- a CDS encoding 50S ribosomal protein L25/general stress protein Ctc: MSDALTLPAETRERAGKGASRALRREGRVPAVIYGGKEEPITIHVEAKELVKQLGTGHFMNSIVTIELGGKKIKTLPKDVSLHPVSDRPEHVDFFRLAKGGKIEVQVPVVFTNEEASPGLKKGGVLNVVRHELDLVCENDKIPGEIEIDVTGKEVGDSIHISEVTLPEGAESAITDRDFTIATLVAPSALKKSEGAEGEGEEEVPADGVAATEQGPDADAAEEQEEKSED; this comes from the coding sequence ATGAGCGACGCTCTGACACTTCCGGCCGAGACGCGCGAACGGGCTGGCAAGGGAGCCTCCCGTGCACTGCGTCGCGAAGGCCGTGTCCCCGCCGTGATCTATGGCGGCAAGGAAGAACCCATCACGATCCACGTGGAAGCCAAGGAGCTGGTCAAGCAGCTCGGCACCGGCCACTTCATGAACTCGATCGTCACGATCGAGCTGGGTGGCAAGAAGATCAAGACCCTCCCCAAGGACGTGTCGCTTCACCCCGTCTCCGACCGCCCCGAGCATGTCGACTTCTTCCGTCTCGCCAAGGGCGGCAAGATCGAAGTCCAGGTTCCCGTGGTCTTCACCAACGAAGAAGCCTCGCCGGGCCTCAAGAAGGGCGGCGTGCTGAACGTTGTCCGTCACGAACTCGATCTCGTTTGCGAAAACGACAAGATCCCGGGCGAAATCGAAATCGACGTCACCGGCAAGGAAGTCGGCGATTCGATCCACATCAGCGAAGTCACGCTTCCGGAAGGTGCCGAGAGCGCCATCACCGACCGTGACTTCACCATCGCAACCCTCGTCGCTCCGTCGGCGCTCAAGAAGAGCGAAGGCGCTGAAGGCGAAGGCGAGGAAGAAGTACCGGCAGACGGTGTCGCTGCGACCGAACAGGGTCCGGACGCTGACGCAGCCGAAGAGCAGGAAGAAAAGAGCGAAGACTAA
- the pth gene encoding aminoacyl-tRNA hydrolase, protein MQIWTGLGNPGPQYAMHRHNIGFIVCDTIAEMHGFGPVQKKFSGWVQEGRIGTEKIVLLKPATFMNESGRAVGEATRFYKLDIEDLTVFHDELDLAPFKVKVRRGGGLAGHNGLRSINQHLGPDFRRVRIGIGHPGSKDRVTGHVLGNYAKSEMDDLADMLGAIGAEAEWLAKGDDARFMNDVALRMQD, encoded by the coding sequence ATGCAGATCTGGACAGGCCTTGGAAATCCCGGACCGCAATATGCGATGCACCGGCACAATATCGGTTTCATCGTGTGCGATACGATTGCCGAGATGCACGGCTTCGGCCCGGTGCAGAAGAAATTCTCCGGCTGGGTGCAGGAAGGGCGCATCGGGACGGAGAAAATCGTCCTGCTGAAGCCGGCGACCTTCATGAACGAGAGCGGCCGCGCCGTCGGCGAAGCCACGCGCTTCTACAAGCTCGATATCGAGGACCTTACCGTCTTCCATGACGAGCTCGACCTCGCGCCGTTCAAGGTCAAGGTCCGCCGCGGAGGCGGGCTTGCAGGTCACAATGGCCTGCGCTCGATCAACCAGCATCTCGGCCCCGATTTCCGCCGCGTACGGATCGGCATCGGCCATCCCGGCAGCAAGGATCGGGTCACCGGCCATGTCCTCGGCAATTACGCCAAGAGCGAGATGGACGACCTTGCCGATATGCTGGGCGCAATCGGCGCAGAGGCCGAGTGGCTCGCCAAGGGAGACGATGCGCGCTTCATGAACGATGTGGCGCTGCGCATGCAGGATTGA
- a CDS encoding SDR family oxidoreductase has product MPQINRRTLLAGAAATGVVAVAARAAQDDMLKPPADMSGKSVLITGCSSGFGRLMAEDFARKGAKVFATMRNLPRPEAEELRTLAQDESLDLHVIEIDVTDDAQVAAGVAEAERIAGGGIDVLVNNAGISTAGPIEIQDMAATKMLFDTNVYGPHRLARAALPAMRARKSGQIFNVTSQLGRVMVPGFGQYSPTKFALEAMSEQMAYELVPHNIDVTIIEPGGYPTKIWDNANRLTMELLERADDKHLAGYPAMIEQLRQSGAGGGKTDPMDVPNAIAAIIAMPPGTRPLRRPVHPGPKPQVPINEVSAKVQLAWLGESPYGPMIKAVHNV; this is encoded by the coding sequence ATGCCCCAGATCAACCGACGCACCCTGCTCGCTGGAGCCGCCGCGACCGGAGTTGTCGCAGTCGCAGCCCGCGCCGCTCAGGACGACATGCTCAAGCCCCCGGCAGACATGTCGGGCAAAAGCGTCCTCATAACCGGCTGTTCTTCGGGTTTCGGCAGGCTGATGGCGGAGGACTTCGCACGCAAGGGTGCAAAGGTCTTTGCAACCATGCGGAACCTTCCGCGTCCAGAAGCCGAGGAACTTCGCACCCTCGCCCAGGACGAGTCGCTCGATCTTCACGTGATCGAGATCGACGTCACCGACGATGCGCAGGTCGCGGCCGGCGTTGCCGAAGCGGAGCGCATAGCGGGTGGCGGTATCGACGTGCTCGTCAACAATGCCGGCATCTCCACCGCAGGTCCCATCGAGATCCAGGACATGGCGGCGACCAAGATGCTTTTCGACACGAACGTATATGGCCCGCACCGTCTGGCAAGAGCCGCCCTCCCCGCGATGCGCGCACGCAAGTCGGGACAGATCTTCAATGTCACATCCCAGCTCGGCCGCGTCATGGTGCCGGGTTTCGGCCAGTATTCGCCTACGAAATTCGCACTCGAGGCCATGAGCGAGCAAATGGCTTACGAGCTGGTGCCTCACAATATCGACGTCACGATCATCGAGCCGGGCGGCTACCCGACCAAGATCTGGGACAATGCCAACCGGCTCACCATGGAACTGCTCGAGCGCGCCGACGACAAGCATCTTGCAGGCTATCCCGCGATGATCGAGCAATTGCGCCAAAGCGGCGCAGGAGGCGGGAAAACCGATCCGATGGATGTACCCAATGCCATCGCCGCGATCATCGCAATGCCGCCGGGCACCCGGCCGCTCCGCAGACCGGTCCACCCCGGACCCAAGCCGCAGGTCCCGATCAACGAGGTCAGCGCCAAGGTGCAGCTCGCTTGGCTCGGCGAAAGTCCCTACGGGCCGATGATCAAGGCGGTCCACAACGTCTGA
- the ychF gene encoding redox-regulated ATPase YchF, which translates to MGFRCGIVGLPNVGKSTLFNALTETQAAQAANYPFCTIEPNVGQVSVPDERLDKIAAIAGSAKIIPTQLAFVDIAGLVKGASQGEGLGNQFLGNIREVDAIVHVLRCFEDDDIQHVANKVDPITDAEVVETELMLSDLESLEKRVPAAEKRATAGDKESKIIASVLGQALQLLRDGKPARLTEPNDEEEARVLRQAQLLTAKPVLYVCNVGEEDAAKGNAFSELVFKKAEAEGAQAVVVSAAIESELVAMDAEDRAEYLAELGLEESGLSRVIKAGYKLLGLNTFFTAGPKEARAWTFPEGAKAPQAAGEIHTDFERGFIRAETIAYDDFVALGGESGAREAGKLRQEGKEYLVQDGDVMLFKFNV; encoded by the coding sequence ATGGGTTTCCGTTGCGGGATCGTCGGACTGCCGAATGTCGGCAAGTCCACCCTTTTCAATGCACTGACCGAGACGCAGGCCGCGCAGGCTGCGAACTATCCGTTCTGCACGATCGAACCGAACGTGGGCCAGGTTTCCGTACCTGACGAACGTCTCGACAAGATCGCCGCAATTGCGGGTTCGGCCAAGATCATCCCGACGCAGCTCGCCTTCGTCGATATCGCGGGCCTCGTTAAGGGCGCGAGCCAGGGCGAAGGCCTCGGCAACCAGTTCCTCGGCAACATCCGCGAGGTGGACGCGATCGTCCATGTTCTGCGCTGCTTCGAGGACGACGACATTCAGCACGTCGCCAACAAGGTCGATCCGATCACCGATGCCGAAGTAGTCGAGACCGAGCTTATGCTCTCCGACCTCGAAAGCCTCGAAAAGCGCGTTCCGGCTGCCGAAAAGCGCGCAACGGCGGGCGACAAGGAATCCAAGATCATCGCCAGTGTCCTTGGACAGGCCCTCCAGCTCCTGCGTGACGGCAAGCCCGCCCGCCTCACCGAACCGAATGATGAAGAAGAAGCGCGCGTCCTGCGCCAAGCGCAGCTCCTCACCGCAAAGCCGGTTCTCTACGTCTGCAACGTCGGCGAGGAAGACGCGGCCAAGGGCAATGCCTTCTCCGAACTTGTCTTCAAGAAGGCCGAAGCCGAGGGCGCACAGGCTGTTGTCGTATCGGCGGCCATCGAAAGCGAACTGGTCGCGATGGATGCCGAAGATCGCGCGGAATATCTCGCCGAACTGGGGCTGGAAGAAAGCGGCCTCAGCCGTGTGATCAAGGCGGGCTACAAGCTGCTCGGCCTCAACACCTTCTTCACCGCCGGCCCGAAGGAGGCCCGCGCATGGACCTTCCCCGAAGGCGCCAAGGCCCCGCAGGCAGCCGGCGAAATCCACACCGATTTCGAACGCGGCTTCATCCGCGCCGAAACCATCGCCTACGACGATTTCGTTGCCTTGGGCGGTGAAAGCGGCGCGCGCGAAGCGGGGAAGCTGCGTCAGGAAGGCAAGGAATATCTCGTGCAGGACGGCGACGTCATGCTGTTCAAGTTCAACGTCTGA
- a CDS encoding ectonucleotide pyrophosphatase/phosphodiesterase — MKNLVTALALAAAVTLPACAPQVESASTAVQAEEREPVTILVSIDGFHPSYLDRGITPALSKLADGGVRAAMRPSFPTKTFPNHWTLVTGLVPDHHGITANRMEDKGKPAEPFTMATVDPYWWSEAKPVWVEAEEAGIRSAAMFWPGSAVPWGGTAVRYGPVTDGILPSDWQQFSMQVSNTQRVNSVLDWLRRPAEIRPEFVTLYFDTVDSAGHDAGPIGEEIDTALRDVDSHIAMLVDGLEALGQPANLVIVSDHGMAPTSSERVIALDELFDSSLYRLVEAGAYATFEPAEGKEAEFRDAILADHEHMTCWAKENIPARYNYGTHERIPPYFCLPETGWTIARSASGSSWSGGNHGYDSFAPEMQAVFIANGPAFRQGATVPIFDNTDIAPLLRRLVGLPQAEKADGSIDALVPALSSSD; from the coding sequence ATGAAGAACCTCGTCACCGCGCTCGCCCTGGCAGCGGCAGTTACGCTTCCGGCATGTGCACCGCAGGTCGAAAGTGCCTCTACCGCAGTGCAGGCGGAAGAACGCGAACCGGTGACGATCCTGGTGTCGATCGACGGGTTCCATCCCAGCTATCTCGATCGCGGCATTACACCGGCGCTTTCGAAGCTTGCGGACGGCGGTGTGCGCGCTGCGATGCGCCCCTCTTTCCCGACCAAGACCTTCCCCAATCACTGGACGCTGGTGACCGGCCTCGTGCCGGACCATCACGGCATCACTGCCAACCGAATGGAAGACAAGGGCAAACCGGCAGAGCCGTTCACGATGGCGACGGTCGATCCTTATTGGTGGAGCGAGGCCAAGCCCGTCTGGGTGGAGGCCGAGGAAGCCGGCATTCGCAGCGCCGCGATGTTCTGGCCCGGCTCTGCCGTCCCCTGGGGCGGTACCGCCGTGCGTTATGGGCCGGTGACGGACGGTATCCTGCCGAGCGACTGGCAGCAGTTCTCGATGCAGGTGTCCAACACGCAGCGCGTGAACTCGGTGCTCGACTGGCTGCGCCGTCCGGCAGAAATCCGCCCCGAATTCGTGACGCTCTATTTCGATACGGTCGACAGCGCCGGTCATGATGCCGGCCCTATCGGTGAGGAAATCGACACCGCGTTGCGCGATGTCGACAGCCATATCGCCATGCTGGTCGATGGACTTGAGGCGCTGGGCCAGCCCGCCAATCTCGTCATCGTGTCGGATCATGGCATGGCCCCGACCAGTTCTGAGCGTGTCATCGCGCTCGACGAACTGTTCGACAGCTCGCTGTACCGGCTTGTGGAAGCCGGTGCCTATGCGACCTTCGAACCGGCCGAGGGCAAGGAAGCCGAGTTCCGCGATGCGATCCTTGCAGATCATGAACACATGACCTGCTGGGCGAAGGAGAACATCCCCGCGCGCTACAACTACGGAACGCACGAGCGTATTCCGCCCTACTTCTGCCTCCCGGAAACCGGCTGGACGATCGCGCGATCCGCATCGGGTTCGAGCTGGAGTGGAGGCAACCACGGCTACGACAGTTTCGCGCCTGAAATGCAAGCCGTCTTCATCGCAAACGGCCCCGCTTTCCGACAGGGCGCGACTGTGCCGATCTTCGACAACACGGACATCGCGCCGCTCCTGCGCCGCCTTGTCGGCCTGCCCCAAGCAGAGAAGGCCGATGGCTCGATCGACGCACTGGTACCGGCCCTTTCTTCAAGCGATTGA
- a CDS encoding DUF1206 domain-containing protein, producing MVDKSEKFNWLVRVGYFSRAILYFVLGLIALTSANKIAEGTNGIFQAIKDYPAGTAILWIMVVGLTAYALFRFCSPLFDIENNGSDAKGWGKRIGHAGSGIAHIVLAYSAYKFATSGSGSSGGSGGGGAQEAASGVLSVEFGGIVLGILGIAFFLAAIFQAKKGITGEFMNRISAQAPSATRWLGGAGYLARGVVYTVIGWSLFKAGFMSSGASEVKSLGNAVASLADDGFVFTLTAIGLMLFGLFSLVLARYRIIPDLDKSAGVPSFRA from the coding sequence GTGGTAGACAAGTCCGAAAAGTTCAACTGGCTGGTGCGCGTGGGCTATTTCAGCCGCGCAATCCTCTATTTCGTGCTGGGCCTGATCGCGCTGACAAGCGCCAACAAGATCGCCGAGGGCACGAACGGAATTTTCCAGGCCATCAAGGATTATCCTGCCGGAACGGCGATCCTCTGGATCATGGTCGTCGGACTGACGGCTTACGCCCTTTTCCGCTTCTGTTCGCCCCTGTTCGATATCGAGAACAACGGTTCCGACGCCAAGGGCTGGGGCAAGCGCATCGGCCATGCCGGTAGCGGGATTGCCCATATCGTCCTTGCCTACTCCGCGTACAAGTTTGCCACGAGCGGCTCGGGTTCTTCGGGCGGTTCTGGCGGCGGCGGCGCGCAGGAGGCGGCTTCCGGCGTCCTTTCGGTAGAGTTTGGCGGCATCGTGCTCGGCATCCTCGGCATCGCATTCTTCCTCGCGGCCATCTTCCAGGCGAAGAAGGGCATTACCGGCGAGTTCATGAACCGCATCAGCGCCCAGGCCCCGTCCGCGACGCGCTGGCTGGGCGGCGCAGGCTATCTTGCCCGCGGCGTAGTCTACACGGTGATCGGCTGGTCGCTGTTCAAGGCGGGCTTCATGTCGAGCGGCGCGAGCGAAGTGAAATCGCTTGGCAATGCCGTGGCGAGCCTTGCCGACGATGGTTTCGTCTTCACGCTGACAGCGATCGGCCTCATGCTGTTCGGTCTCTTCAGCCTCGTTCTTGCACGCTACCGGATCATTCCGGATCTGGACAAGAGCGCGGGCGTACCTTCCTTCCGCGCCTGA
- a CDS encoding MauE/DoxX family redox-associated membrane protein yields MAKTAQLYRMVMDKHVCPYGIKSKWLLKREGFKVEDNHLTTREMTDAFKEGHGVETTPQTFIDGQRIGGYTDLRKHFGYDKSKPGDKSYTPVLAVFAVGAALAVALSFFVYDAPFTIRTGEWFVAFSMAMLAMLKLQDVEQFSSMFVGYDLLGRRWVPYAYAYPFLEATAAVLMAGRILPWLSIPIALFIGTVGAVSVFYAVYIQKRDIKCACVGGSGNVPLGFVSLTENLAMVGMGIWMLLRPIV; encoded by the coding sequence ATGGCTAAGACAGCACAACTCTACCGCATGGTGATGGACAAGCATGTCTGTCCCTATGGCATCAAATCGAAGTGGTTGCTCAAGCGCGAAGGCTTCAAGGTGGAAGACAACCACCTCACCACGCGCGAGATGACCGATGCCTTCAAGGAAGGTCATGGCGTGGAAACCACGCCGCAGACCTTCATCGATGGCCAGCGGATCGGCGGTTACACCGACCTGCGCAAGCACTTCGGTTACGACAAGAGCAAGCCGGGCGACAAGAGCTACACGCCCGTACTCGCCGTATTCGCGGTAGGCGCGGCCCTTGCCGTCGCGCTCAGCTTTTTCGTCTACGACGCGCCCTTCACCATCCGGACCGGCGAATGGTTCGTGGCGTTTTCGATGGCGATGCTCGCCATGCTCAAATTGCAGGATGTCGAACAGTTCTCGAGCATGTTCGTCGGCTATGACCTTCTCGGCAGGCGCTGGGTTCCATACGCCTATGCCTATCCCTTCCTGGAGGCGACGGCGGCGGTCCTCATGGCCGGACGCATCCTGCCATGGCTATCGATACCCATTGCCCTCTTCATCGGGACAGTGGGCGCGGTCAGCGTCTTTTACGCAGTCTACATCCAGAAGCGCGACATCAAGTGCGCCTGCGTTGGCGGAAGCGGGAATGTCCCGCTGGGCTTCGTGTCGCTGACGGAAAACCTTGCCATGGTCGGCATGGGCATTTGGATGTTGCTTCGACCAATCGTGTGA
- a CDS encoding MaoC family dehydratase — protein MTFYEDIEVGTKSAFGRYEVTREEVMDFASRYDPQPFHLDDEAAAQTHFGRLSASGWHTCSMTMAMMVENMKGEKSAGLGSPGVDQLRWKKPVYPGDTLRCETEVIEKRRSASRPEMGIFKSLIRTFNQDGDIVLEMVSNGLIRTREPGGSD, from the coding sequence ATGACGTTCTACGAAGATATCGAAGTCGGCACGAAGAGCGCATTCGGCCGGTACGAGGTCACTCGCGAAGAGGTGATGGACTTCGCCTCCAGATACGATCCGCAACCCTTCCATCTCGATGACGAGGCTGCCGCACAAACCCATTTCGGCAGGCTCTCGGCCAGCGGCTGGCACACGTGTTCGATGACCATGGCGATGATGGTCGAGAACATGAAAGGCGAGAAGTCGGCCGGCCTCGGCTCACCGGGCGTGGACCAGTTGCGCTGGAAAAAGCCCGTTTATCCCGGCGACACGCTGCGCTGCGAGACCGAGGTCATCGAAAAGCGCCGCAGTGCCTCGCGGCCTGAAATGGGCATCTTCAAGAGCCTGATCCGGACCTTCAACCAGGACGGCGACATCGTCCTCGAAATGGTTTCGAACGGCCTGATCCGCACGCGCGAGCCGGGCGGTTCGGACTAG